One Armigeres subalbatus isolate Guangzhou_Male unplaced genomic scaffold, GZ_Asu_2 Contig634, whole genome shotgun sequence genomic window carries:
- the LOC134204514 gene encoding uncharacterized protein LOC134204514, which translates to MSTKKSSSINLQCVFNENLGTVAETSEEGKEILQYGIKSELSEAKQLELSSIIAKHHLSTRSKLLTEDLRTYALAVTTLFKFERLENYFISRSGDRKNHGGKIANKIGNLKQRKRKRETKENEYQATKQSANDCQPPRNAEAEEAAEWLLLNTDPWSVVLERWKISYEARKDDLLSQKRITRILTTYPQYRCPHGFQLIDIDFQKCFPKAENGLKKLQFLVPLITEYISKKAVDPSAVSLLEGLTTDNASIDKKICILLLALNTVLPPIAVASRFKPTILVGQQDTLIFVDSKDQARSKIQDVYRNYEDLNLPIVH; encoded by the exons TGCAATGTGTTTTCAACGAAAACCTTGGAACAGTTGCTGAAACGTCCGAAGAAGGAAAGGAAATTTTGCAGTACGGAATCAAATCTGAGCTTTCGGAAGCGAAGCAGTTAGAACTCTCTAGTATTATCGCCAAACATCATTTGAGTACGAGAAGTAAGCTACTAACCGAAGACCTCCGAACATACGCCTTGGCAGTGACAACTCTATTCAAGTTTGAGCGATTG GAAAACTACTTCATCTCAAGAAGCGGTGATAGAAAGAACCATGGCGGAAAAATAGCCAACAAGATTGGCAATTTAAAGCAGAGAAAAAGGAAGCGAGAAACTAAAGAAAACGAATACCAAGCAACAAAACAGTCTGCTAACGATTGCCAGCCACCTCGAAACGCAGAAGCAGAGGAAGCAGCTGAATGGTTGCTGTTGAACACTGATCCATGGTCtgttgttctagaaagatgGAAAATCAGCTACGAAGCACGAAAGGATGATTTATTATCCCAAAAGCGTATCACCAGAATTCTTACGACATATCCGCAATACAGATGCCCACATGGTTTCCAACTG ATCGACATTgatttccaaaaatgttttccTAAAGCTGAAAACGGATTAAAGAAACTGCAATTTTTGGTGCCACTGATCACGGAATACATTTCAAAGAAAGCTGTCGACCCATCTGCGGTATCGTTGCTTGAGGGACTGACTACTGATAACGCAAGTATTG ATAAGAAAATTTGCATACTTTTGCTAGCGCTGAACACTGTGCTTCCACCTATTGCGGTTGCATCACGTTTTAAGCCTACCATACTCGTAGGACAACAGGATACGCTGATTTTTGTCGACTCTAAAGACCAAGCCCGATCGAAAATACAAGATGTTTATCGGAACTATGAAGATTTGAATTTACCAATTGTACACTGA
- the LOC134204515 gene encoding uncharacterized protein LOC134204515, which produces MHLFDVSPSELLFGVSSSFLSIRNERLASRESTFGIKREVSHDNETRIVVSSRARRRISLNISTKIRPLQSNATFDIPKLSSFIQHTPFPLTEPCKPIQTSQNNAFAINPSYRSTPHVRPATAPSVRIADFPPVSSSSLPLSTRVQTVQSSKVPIALSIAVNSDTVVPNVFAQAFLLFDFTSVPVPVPQPWISVPTSQQRAARHIVPKELPICSGDPVEWPLFLSCFQNTTQLCGFSHGENLMRLQRSLKGNALEAVRSLLLEPSSVPMIVSPLQTLYGRPDLIINSLLQKVRATPAPKPDKLESLISFGLACQNLCGHLRASGQEAHFSNPALLQELVSKLPANIKLDWALFKQKCPAVDLGTFGNYMAQLVVAASDVAPYQPSTEARVGSDKGKGKEKLYVNTHASGNPVDNVGKRNPPNNSGGKQYQPKPCQICGKQRHKVRDCDDFKKCNLEERWKRVQEHYLCRRCLTAHGKFPCKATSCGMEGCEERNHKLLHPGKPQSAVPAKQPTATETVNVHTALKVSTLFRIVPVTLFGNDRSVHTFAFLDEGSSSTLVDVRIARELGLKGEVHPLYLQWTSDVERCEDSSQLIRLEISGRGAQKRHVIAAAHTVEKLCLPQQSLPFDQLAQQFPHLRGLPVHGYRNATPTILIGLDNTHLKIPLKVREGRAGEPAAAKTRLGWTVYGPIPGECSSTQQCQFHLYKEARNHDDVLHDLVKEFFSVEHVGVAVAPLLEGSDEMRSRKILEETTSRLPSGRFQTGLLWKNDHIDFLDSKPMAESRLKSLERRLRQKPELFENLKQQIVEYVEKGYAHKITQEEVLCSNPRKVWYLPLGVVVHPKKPGKVRIVWDAAATVQGCNLLRYKRDVPPVSDQTRRSTGTTVPVSKRPLQRLRVYVMDVATFGVTCSPSAAQFIKNQNAKEFESEFPEAAAAIVHNHYVEDYLDSRDTVGEAADLALQVKTVHAKAGFHIRNWMSNSREVLSRVGDSAEESAKSFKTHTAAVSERVLGMSWFPESDEFEFRGLFREQLMPLLHGEIIPTKRQLLQVVMSIFDPLGLVSLVVVHGKILVQKTWRVKIGWDDKINEDLLKLWRRWIKLLGQLDTIRIPRCYFPEYLPESYKSLQLHIFVDASEDAYVATAFFRIVDQSQVRCALVSSRTKVAPLKLLSVPRLELQAALLGARLAKSVAENHTLQIKQRFFWGDSSTVLSWIRSDHRRYRQFVAYRVSEILDTSKVDEWHYVPSHLNVADDATKWKERLQISNNHRWFCRPDFLYDPPNLWPKQNAPSTPTTEEQVVQFCGFSKWERCLRAVAYVHRFIDQLKRKRRKEQSNVTSILTREELQRAEETIIKQAQFEAFADEVITMQNNQSLPEDQRQRLESTSMLYKLSPFLDNRGVVRMEGRITGFADAPYDFLLCCRRTITLLGSSSIRTIGGTSIPTERQQ; this is translated from the exons ATGCATTTG TTTGACGTTTCTCCGAGTGAACTGCTGTTCGGTGTTAGTTCATCCTTCCTCTCGATACGAAATGAACGTCTCGCCTCGCGCGAGTCGACATTTGGAATAAAGCGAGAAGTGTCACACGACAACGAGACGAGAATTGTCGTTTCGAGTCGTgcgagacgcagaataagccTGAATATTTCGACCAAAATAAGACCATTACAAAGCAATGCTACATTCGACATACCAAAGTTGTCGTCATTTATTCAGCACACTCCCTTCCCCTTGACCGAACCATGCAAGCCCATCCAAACTAGCCAAAACAATGCGTTCGCCATCAATCCATCATATAGAAGCACTCCTCACGTCCGCCCCGCGACTGCCCCCTCCGTGCGAATTGCAGACTTTCCGCCCGTTTCGTCGTCCAGCTTGCCATTGTCTACTCGAGTGCAAACAGTTCAAAGCAGTAAGGTGCCTATTGCGTTGTCTATTGCTGTCAACAGTGATACAGTGGTGCCCAACGTGTTTGCACAAGCGTTTCTCCTATTCGACTTCACCTCTGTACCTGTGCCAGTTCCTCAACCGTGGATAAGTGTCCCGACATCTCAACAGCGCGCTGCTAGGCACATCGTTCCCAAAGAGCTTCCCATCTGTTCGGGCGATCCTGTCGAATGGCCGCTGTTCTTGAGTTGTTTCCAGAACACCACCCAGTTATGTGGGTTTTCTCACGGAGAGAATTTAATGCGTCTGCAGCGGAGTCTCAAAGGAAACGCCCTGGAAGCCGTCCGAAGTTTACTGCTGGAGCCCTCATCGGTTCCTATGATCGTTTCGCCGCTCCAGACCCTTTACGGTCGTCCCGATCTAATAATCAACTCGCTGCTGCAGAAAGTACGCGCTACTCCAGCCCCAAAACCGGACAAGCTGGAGTCTCTGATATCGTTCGGTCTAGCATGCCAAAACCTTTGCGGTCATCTGCGTGCATCTGGACAAGAGGCCCACTTCTCCAATCCGGCTTTGCTGCAGGAGTTAGTCAGCAAGTTGCCAGCGAACATCAAGCTGGATTGGGCGCTTTTCAAACAAAAGTGCCCTGCAGTCGACCTTGGCACATTTGGCAATTACATGGCGCAGCTGGTGGTTGCTGCAAGTGACGTCGCTCCCTACCAACCATCTACAGAAGCTCGAGTCGGTTCAGACAAAGGAAAGGGAAAAGAGAAGCTGTATGTGAACACCCATGCATCTGGCAATCCGGTGGACAACGTTGGTAAACGGAATCCTCCAAACAATTCTGGAGGTAAACAGTACCAACCAAAACCGTGCCAAATTTGTGGGAAACAGAGACACAAGGTGCGAGACTGCGACGACTTCAAGAAGTGCAACCTGGAGGAACGTTGGAAGCGCGTTCAGGAGCATTACCTATGCAGACGATGCCTGACAGCACATGGAAAGTTCCCGTGCAAGGCAACTTCGTGCGGAATGGAAGGATGTGAAGAGCGGAACCACAAACTTTTGCACCCAGGCAAGCCACAGTCAGCAGTCCCAGCAAAGCAGCCAACAGCGACGGAAACCGTCAACGTTCACACCGCTCTGAAAGTATCCACGCTCTTTCGTATAGTACCAGTGACGCTGTTCGGCAACGATCGATCTGTCCACACGTTTGCGTTTTTGGACGAAGGGTCTTCGTCTACGTTGGTCGATGTCCGAATTGCTCGTGAGTTGGGATTGAAAGGTGAAGTCCACCCGCTTTACTTGCAGTGGACCAGCGATGTTGAACGCTGTGAGGACAGTTCGCAGCTGATTCGTCTTGAAATCTCTGGGCGTGGAGCTCAGAAACGACACGTTATTGCAGCAGCTCATACCGTGGAAAAACTGTGTCTTCCTCAGCAAAGTTTGCCGTTCGATCAACTAGCTCAACAGTTTCCGCACCTCCGTGGTCTACCCGTTCACGGATATCGCAACGCCACTCCAACTATCCTGATCGGTTTGGACAACACTCACCTGAAGATTCCCCTCAAAGTCCGCGAAGGTAGAGCCGGAGAACCAGCAGCGGCGAAAACCAGACTTGGTTGGACGGTGTACGGCCCTATTCCGGGTGAATGTTCCTCGACGCAGCAGTGCCAGTTTCATCTGTACAAGGAAGCTCGAAACCATGACGATGTGTTGCACGACCTTGTGAAGGAGTTTTTCTCGGTGGAGCACGTTGGAGTCGCTGTAGCTCCTTTGTTGGAAGGATCCGACGAAATGCGTTCCAGAAAGATCCTCGAAGAAACGACTTCACGGCTGCCATCCGGACGATTCCAGACAGGACTGCTCTGGAAAAACGATCATATCGATTTTCTAGACAGCAAGCCTATGGCAGAGAGTCGGCTGAAATCACTGGAGCGTCGTTTACGGCAGAAACCCGAACTTTTCGAGAACTTGAAGCAGCAGATAGTCGAGTACGTGGAGAAAGGCTACGCGCATAAGATTACGCAAGAAGAGGTTCTCTGTTCGAATCCCAGGAAAGTGTGGTATCTTCCGTTGGGGGTAGTTGTACACCCCAAAAAGCCAGGAAAAGTTCGCATAGTTTGGGATGCGGCAGCGACCGTCCAAG GTTGCAATCTGTTGCGATATAAAAGAGATGTTCCACCAGTTTCTGATCAGACCCGAAGATCGACAGGCACAACGGTTCCTGTTTCGAAGCGACCCCTGCAAAGACTTCGAGTTTACGTCATGGACGTTGCCACTTTTGGTGTAACTTGTTCGCCCTCCGCTGCACAGTTCATCAAAAACCAAAATGCGAAGGAGTTTGAGTCCGAATTTCCCGAGGCTGCCGCAGCAATCGTGCACAATCACTACGTGGAGGATTATTTGGATAGTCGGGACACCGTCGGGGAAGCAGCAGACCTGGCGCTGCAAGTGAAAACAGTCCACGCTAAGGCTGGGTTCCACATTCGGAACTGGATGTCCAACTCCAGAGAGGTGCTTTCACGGGTTGGGGATTCGGCTGAAGAATCTGCGAAGAGCTTCAAGACGCATACAGCTGCAGTTTCGGAACGCGTACTCGGGATGAGCTGGTTTCCCGAATCGGACGAATTTGAATTCCGCGGACTTTTCCGCGAACAACTGATGCCCCTACTTCACGGAGAAATTATTCCAACTAAACGGCAGCTCCTCCAAGTTGTCATGAGCATTTTTGATCCCCTTGGTCTGGTGTCGCTTGTAGTGGTTCACGGAAAAATCCTCGTTCAGAAGACGTGGCGAGTTAAAATCGGGTGGGACGACAAAATCAACGAAGATCTGCTCAAACTATGGCGGCGGTGGATTAAGCTATTAGGACAGCTTGACACAATTCGCATACCACGGTGCTacttcccagaatatctaccgGAAAGCTACAAATCTTTGCAGCTACACATTTTTGTAGATGCGAGCGAAGATGCGTACGTAGCAACCGCCTTCTTCAGGATTGTAGATCAGTCCCAAGTTCGTTGCGCTCTGGTATCATCGAGGACGAAAGTTGCGCCACTGAAATTACTGTCAGTTCCCCGTCTTGAGCTCCAGGCTGCGTTGCTCGGAGCCAGATTAGCGAAGTCTGTAGCGGAAAACCACACACTGCAAATCAAACAACGATTCTTCTGGGGTGATTCCTCCACTGTTCTCTCATGGATACGCTCGGACCACCGGAGATATCGCCAGTTTGTGGCGTACCGCGTATCTGAGATCTTAGACACTTCAAAGGTCGACGAATGGCACTACGTTCCCTCGCATCTGAATGTGGCGGATGACGCCACAAAGTGGAAAGAACGGCTCCAGATCAGCAACAATCATCGCTGGTTCTGTAGACCAGACTTCCTGTACGATCCTCCAAACCTGTGGCCAAAACAGAACGCGCCATCTACTCCAACTACAGA AGAACAAGTGGTGCAGTTCTGCGGCTTTTCCAAGTGGGAGCGTTGTCTGCGTGCCGTTGCCTATGTTCATCGATTTATCGATCAGCTGAAGCGAAAGCGGCGTAAAGAACAATCCAACGTTACATCCATCCTTACTCGTGAAGAGCTTCAGCGAGCAGAAGAGACCATTATCAAGCAGGCCCAGTTCGAAGCGTTTGCAGATGAAGTGATTACGATGCAGAACAACCAGTCGCTACCGGAGGACCAGCGTCAGCGACTCGAAAGTACAAGCATGCTGTACAAACTGTCTCCTTTCCTGGACAATCGAGGTGTAGTCAGAATGGAGGGACGGATCACCGGTTTTGCGGATGCGCCCTACGACTTCCTTCTGTGTTGCCGAAGAACCATTACGTTACTCGGCTCATCGTCGATTCGTACCATCGGCGGTACAAGCATTCCAACGGAGAGACAGCAGTGA